Below is a window of Candidatus Thorarchaeota archaeon DNA.
TAGAGGAACATCCACGGATACCCGAAGGTGTTGTTCATTGCGGCGTCATCAAATGCGACGCCAACTGTTGCATAGTTGTAGGTCTCTGTTGCACTGACATAGTCAGCTCCAGAAATCGAACCATTGAGGTTGTGATAACCGTAGGCGATGTCATCTGAAACTGGATCAGTGTACCACCATGTGGTATCCTCGAAGGTGTAGGTCTCTGCCTCTCTCATGTAGTAGGCATTGGCCCCACTAGGAGTAGTCACAATGGAAGTATCATCAGAAATCCATTGGTGAACTGTTGTACTGGTTCCTGGGAATACATGACCGAAGAATATTGAACCGTCCCAGAAGTCTCTTGGATGGTCAGTTGCAGTCTCGTTCACGTCTGCACCGATGCCAATGTGACCCCAGTAACTCCAAGGATCATCAAGCAAGCCAGCGATGTTGTTGAACGAGTCTTCGTTCCAGGTCACATAGCCGCTATTACCCTCAACATAGTTACAGGCTGCTTCAACGTCAATACGTCCAAAGCCCTGTGTTGCAGGGTCGTAGCCCATATCCTTTGCAGTGCTCTGCAGTACAATCTTAGCATCTGCAGGCCCACTTCCAGGCATGGCGTTAACGTCCATGGCTTCCAACACAAGTGCTGCCGCACCAGCTGCAACTGGAGCTGCTTGACTTGTACCAGAGAAGAGGGTGTAGTTTAGCCAACTACCGCCACCAGTACCCCAAATGCTGGGTTGCCAGAACATCTCCATGTATGGAGCATACCATGGTGTTGCCGAATAACCAGCAAGACCAGGTGCTAGCACGTCAGGCTTGGGATATCCAGAAGTTGCAGGACCTTTGCTTGTGAAACTTGCAATGCTCTCAATATCCTGATCAGGACCATAGAGATAATCAAGCCAGTGGCTTGTGGTTGAGGCTCCGACAGTCAGAACCGCAGGACTGCTTCCTGGGGGTCCGCCAGTCATGAAACCAGAACCTTCGTTGCCAGCCGAGAACACATGCAGTGTACCCGGATAGCCGGTCTCAATGAAATCAGGTACCGAAAGAACTGTCCATGTAATGGATAGATAGTTGAACTCACTGCTGGGTGGAGTAATCCAACCCCAAGAGTTGGTAACGAGGTCAGACTTGTGATTACCGGTGTAGTACCACTCACCACTAGTTGCGTTCAAATCGAAGCCGCATGTCCAGAGGTACGAACCAAAGTCGCTCGCACCTGAGACGATGGTCCTTGTAGACCACAATTGCGCGTCGGGGGCAATACCTTCCATTGTGAAGGTTTCGCCATCTTCCTGTGTCTGGTTGTAGGTGTAGTTACCACCGCCAGCCACGTGTGCAGCTGTAGCCGTACCGTGAGTACCTTCGTCGTAGTAGAGTGCGAATGCATCACCGTCTGACCTGAAACCATGGAAGTATGGTTCATCAGCAAACCAGCCGCCTGCATCGTACTCGTAACACAAGGCACCTAGGCTGAAATCATCGATGCCATCGCCATCGTAGTCGTGGGCAACAATCGGATTGGTCATGTCGAAGACATCACCGTCATCAACAATGTCATCTGTGAAGTTGAAATCGAAAGTGTTTGCGATGTCAACTATATCGAACGCATCCGTGAGATCATAGGTCTCATAGTAAAATGCGCCGGTCCAGAGTTTGTTCCAACCCATAGTGTCTTCCCAGTTAATGGCCATATGGTATTCATTGTCTGTTCCATTCCAAACTAGGGATGGAGCAAACATTTTGGCATAGGGTGAGTATCGCTGCTGCATAACCCAGCCAACAGAGTAGTTGAGTCCTGGTTCTGCAAGATTACTCGGATCAGGCAGGTGCCAATCTTTCCACATGTACTTCTTGAAGTTCTCTGCACCGTCTATGCCCCAGAAGTAAGCATAAAGCCAGATGAAACCGACTCTATTTACGTAGGGGGTCGTGGAGTTTCCGTCACCTATCAGGTATCGACCGCCTCCTTGGTAGTTGGTAATGGGATCCCAGCCATCAACATCAAGGAAGACGTTACCGTCTGCGTCCTCGTATGTGTATAGAGCGTATGGGTCCGCATCCCACTCAGTCTCGTTCACGTTTGTGCTGTTAGCGTGATAGAATGTTGGTACGAGACCGTATCCAGTGGGGTCATAAGCACCGCCGTAGGCATGCTGCAAATCTGGTTGACCGAAGTCAGCACCAGTGTCAACATGACCAACGTTGATACCATCACCTGTGTAGCCAGTGGCAGGAGCAGTTTCTGCACCAATAACCTCCCGAATCTTATACATATCCAAGCCAGCTTTGGGCTTGCTTTCGTCGGGAGATCCTAAGTCTTTAATAAGGTCGTTCTGAAGGGCGAACTTCTTTTGGTCAGCTTCAATATAGCTGACGCCGTCAATCTGCACAAGAGTGTCGAGTACCTCAGCAGAGGATATCGATATCTTGAATGCCTGCATGACGCGAAGATCCGCCTCCCACTCGATATTGACAATGTCTGAAATTAGAGCTTTGTCGGCCCATGGAGCCGCTATCAAAAGCGCATCCACGTTGCCATCGAGGTCAGTGACGGCCTTGTCACTTAGCTCACCATCCTCATTCCATGATGCCAAAACTGAATCTAGCTTGGCCTCGTAGCCAGGCTGTTTCATGGTGTCATACCATTGATCCAGCTCATTTTTGGTTTCATCAGGAAGTGAGGGTGATGATTCTGCCAGGTCTGCTCTAGCCACAGGAGTGGCGGGTGCCATTACCATAGAGAAGAGCATAGCACACGCAAAGAGTAGAACTGCCATGTTTTTCTTATCAATCATCTTTCTTTTCTCCTCACAAACCTTGATAGGGAAACAAGTCCATCTGAGAAGCTCCAAAATAGAGAGAGCTGTCTCATGGACTCACCATACCTCGGATGCGAAGATAGTCGTAAAAGTGTAAGGACTATCTGGCATCTCTCCTCATTCGCGTTCCCTACAATGATGTGATTAAGTTAAGTGAGATGCTGGTGTCTATTAAGGCTTACGACTAAATTTCAGAGACATTTCATCTATTCGTAGCATGTCAAATCGTCCTTTAACAGAGGAGTTCCTGAGGGGTGGTATAACCACGGACTGCCTATGCTGCTTCTATCCCACTTAGTCTCAGAATTCAACGTGAGATTCAACGATCATAGCAGGCCAATTAAATAGTGTCAGTTGAGGAATTCAACTTTTCTAGGAAGAGGAGGTCTTCCGATTCAGAAGCGAGTTACTTGGGCTGGCGAGTCATACGTTTTACTTGATCAACCAGTTCATGAACCATCATAACCGCACCTATCATCTCCACATTGCCTTCTTTAGCCTCAGCGGATTGTGCTTCTTCCGAGATTCTACTCATAGAGCGTCCAATGTCTTCAAGCAGTTTGATTAACGCTTTCTTCGCTGGGGTTTCAAGAGCACTCGATTCCACCTTTGAAATGAGTTCAGCCAAGTCAGATATTATGCTATCAGCCACTTCAGAAGCTGTCTCTGAACGACGGCCGATTTCATCAAGGCGCTGATCCCTCTTCTTTAGTTCTTGTTGGATACTACTAAGCTTCTCCATAACATCTTTGGGAATTGTTCTTTCGCCCTCGGGCTGTTCCTGCTTAATCTCCTTGATCTGTTCTTCAAGAGCCTGGATTTTCTCATCCTTCTCTTTAACCTCTTCTTGAATTATATCTTCCACATCATATTCGGGTTCAACTTCAACCTCAGCCGCAGCCTCTAGTTGCTCTTCCATCTCAGCGAGGGTTTCTTCTCGAGCTTCAAGTTCATCTTGTAGAGATTCAACCTGATTCTGCAAATCCTGAAGCTTTTCTTCCCGTTCACCGAGAAACTCGTTCAGACGTTTATTTTCAGCTTCAATCTCTGAGAAGCTCTCTTCCATTTTTGTGTACGCTTTCCGCATCTCACTCGTCTGCTGCTGTATTTTCACCGCGTCTAAATCAGGTGGGGACACCATCTTAGTAGAAAGCAAGCCAAGAACGACACTTACGGCGGCTACATAGATGACGCCTACAACCACCGAACCGAATGCAGTATCGGTAACTAGCTGCAAGCGGCGTATCAAGGGCCACCAAGACCCAAATGTCAATTCACTTGGCCCCCACCATACTGAGCCAAATCCTGCATAAAGAATCGCAAGAATCGAGACCAAGAAGCTTCCTAGACCTACAAAGACGATTATATTTCGCTTCATATCTTCTCTAGGGAGATACCGTTGATATAGTAGCAAAAGGATGGCTAGAAAAATCAACGGAAATACGTATGGCAGAACTGCTATCAAATCACTGGCTGGAAATACGAAATCAATTGTCGGTCTTGGTACCATGTTCAAGTCTGAGATGACCAATGTTGGACCTCCTCTTTGAGCAACTAACCTATGTAACTCGTACGTTAAATATGTTTATTGAACCGCCTTCCCCACACTATCGAGGGCGTGGAATGCTTTTTGAGGAGGTCTTACTAGTTTCAAATGTTATTTTTTCTCGTCCCAAAGCCTTGCCTTTTCCTCTTCGTGTTCTGCAGCAATCATCTCCAGGGAGTTAAACAGACGACACACTTCCTCGATTGAAAGCAAGAAAGCGCCTTTCACGTCTCGATCTTCGCCAAGGGAGATTCTGACTTTACCATCGTTTACCCAGCCTTCCTGACTCTTCTTGGGAGGCTGATATTGTACCTCCATCCAAGTTCTTCTTGTCTTCCCGGACTCATCATCGTAAAAATGCTTGAGCTGCAATCGCCGGTGATACGTCCATTTTTTATTATTACTCACATTGAACACCTATTATTCGCTTTGAATGTAAATCCACGAAAATGCTATTGGATTTCTCTCTCGTAATTTACGAGTAACATTCAGATAGCAATCGAGAAACCACCCCCAAGAATAAACTCATAAGACGATTGAACTCACTCCATGCGATAGGATTCGATTGAGTTGAAGCAGCACCCATCTAGGCCTAAATTAACTGTTCTAGCGATTGGAATACTAGTTTTGCTTTTCCTGCCTCTGGTTCCAGCCCAATCTCACGAAGTTCAGGCTGACTTTTCAGAAAAGCATCCCAAAATTGAATCAGAACTGATCGAGAAAATGAATTCGGTTCCAAACGAAGAGAAAATCCCCATTGTAGTGAATTTTCCAAAGGGGTATTCTCAGCGTGAAATGAGTGATTTCTTACAGGAACTAGACCTGCAGGATGTCCTGATTAGACATGTGTTCTCGCTAATCCCGGTTGTGTCCTTGTACGCAGAGAAAAGTGCCATCAAAGAATTGACGACCATTCCCCTGATAGAGAGAGTAGGATTCGATTCCAAACTTCAAGTCACCTCAGGCAATGAGAAGGTTGTGACCAATGACGATGGAGACCTCGGCTATACCCACCCTGATGAGATTCTGGACACCGGTTCACTAATAGAAAACGGATTCAACGGAACGGGAATTCAGGTTGCAGTTCTTGACAGCGGAGCTCAAGGAAATCATCCAGATTTCGAGGACAGACTTATTGGATTCAAGGACTTCGTGAGCGATTCGAACCAAGATGACATGGACCCATCAGATGGCGTAGATGCTTATGACGATAATGGGCATGGTACGGCATGTTCTTGGCTCGTTGCTGGCACGGGAGAAATGAATGGTGGAAACTACACTGGAATAGCCCCAGGAGCCAATCTTCTCATCGTCAAGGTATTAGATGAAGATGGCGCTGGTGATGATTCGGTCATCGCTCAGGGCATAGAGTTTGCTGTAGATAGCGGTTCGGATGTTATCTCTTTGAGTTTGGGAGGACCCATGGCTGACGTTACCACTGAGGATCCGTCCATGCAGGCTGTAGAAGCTGCTGTTGAAGAAGGAGTGACTGTAGTAATTGCTGCGGGAAATACCGGCCCTGCAGCTTATACGATCAATTCGCCGGGAGTTCTCGAACAAGCGATTACAGTAGGATCTTCGGCTGATGGAACTGGAGTTGTAGCTTTCAGTAGCAGAGGGCCTGTAAATAGGCAGTACGCTGAACCAAATGGGTTTTTCGCGAAACCTGATATTATAGCCCCTGGCCTGAATATAATGTCTGGAAGGGCTGAAAGTGCCGGCTCTTTCGAGTATCCAATTTACAACTATAGTCAGTATGGCTCCCATTACACCCAATTCTCTGGAACCTCTGCATCTACACCTCAGATAGCTGGCTTGGTTGCTTTATTGATGAGTAAGTATCCGTATCTACGACCTATCGAATCAAAGACAGCAATCATGGCGGGTGCAACTGATTTGGACCAAGATTCTATGGAACAAGGATGGGGGCTTGCGAACGTAACCAGGTCGGACATCTTGCTTGACTCAACCGACACATTCACGTTGATGACACCAAGAAGCTATCCGACCCTGCCCGGTAGCAAGAAAGTTCTCATAGTTGGTGAGGATAGAGGAGGACAAAATATTTCTGTATTGTCAACTGATGACAGAGGGAATCTCAATATCCAGTCCTTTGGTAATGCAAGCCAGTTTATTCGGGTGCCTCAATCAGTAAATGTTCAAGAAGGTTACTCCCATTTCGGGATTTCTCTAAATATGCCCAAGGACCTACCATTGAGCTCGATAGGAGATTACACAGGACAGCTTGTTCTATCAACTTCAAGCAATAACATAACTTCAATCGAACTAGAATTCTCTATCACAAGTTACGGCGGGAAATTGATGGTTGATATGGCTCATCATTCCGCAGAAGATGCCGATGATCCATCGTACTACAGATACTTCACGGAGTATCTAAAGAATCAAGGGATTCTGCTATCTCAGTTTCCGGGTGACTCCGGAAGCAGTACTATTGACACAGGAATCCTATCAACAACTGAAACCTTCATGATAATGGATACAGAAACGGCCTACGCGGAGCGGGAAATCGAAGCAATTCATGAATTCGTTGAAAATGGAGGGACGCTTTTCATTCTTTCCGAGTTCTACGATAGCCAAGCAGGAAGTGCTAGTTTCGGTATTGACTACTACAACATGATACTCGAGCCCTATGGAATCCAATGCGAGGAGTATGAAATCGGAAGGGGACCAGACGATCAAACAGGCGTCTTCTACGGCGAGGATTATGGAGGAATAGTGGAGAATGACTCTCTGACAGAGGGCGTGGAGAATTTGTATGTCCTATCAGGAAGCACTCTGTCGATTAACTCATCGGTAGCTGGTGCCCAAGGTCTCTTCTGGTATAGTTCTGACAAGGAACATGCACTTATCGCTAAGGCAGATTACGGTGACGGGCGTGTTATAGCAATGTCGGATGGTTCTACGCTGTATGACAATATCCTGTACGATGCTATTCGTGGAGGAGCAGACAATCTGAGGCTTCTCCGCAACATAGCAGGATCACTGATACCCGAAAGACCAAGAGTTTTCGACATTGAGTTTGATGAGGATCAGGTCGGCGAAATCACGAACATAGTGACATATGTATTTGATAATGACCTGGAAGATGTCACAATGAGAATCACTGGTCCTAATGATGAGGTTCTTGAACCTGAAGTAACCGAAGAGCTAGGCTACAAATTCGTTGCCTCGATGAATGTAACGAATGGTGGTTTCTACGAAGTCACAGTAACCGCAACAGACGCAAGCGGGAATACCAGAATAGCAAAGAAGATTTTCTTAGTTCCAGTAAGCAGCCCCGGACAAGACCTAACGACCATTGTTACTATCCTCTTCATCGGCATTGTTGTTATTGGCCTAGTGTATGTAGCTGCCATCAAATTCAATGTGCGGGATAAACTAGATTCGGGCTGGGAAATAGAGGTAGAAGAGGATGAAGGGCCCCTTATCGAATAGGACCATATTGGTCTTCTAGCAGACCTTCCATCCGATCATGTTGAGGGGGGAGCAAGGGCGATTCCTTGAGATTCGCTCGTTCATCTACGCGCTCCAGTATCTGATATGCCCATCTTGAACCCAGTCGAGGCGCAATTACTTGTCCTCCAATGAGTATACCATCTTTGTACGTAACAAGGGCAATCTTTGTGAATTCTGCATCATCGTATAGAAATGTCACATCGGTCTTTATGTTCATGCGACGGGCAGTTTCTGAAGAGTGACCTACGCAAACAATGTCTGTATCGAAAATACGGTCATATTGCAGACGTAGATTGACGTCCTTGAATGTCTTGTCACGTCCGACAATAGCCAGACCTGCCTGCTTACCCGCTCGTGCTGCTGTACTCCCAATGGGCATCACAACAGGTTCACCTGTCAAGAAGTCGGACATCTCTGCACAATCTCCTACCGCATATACACCGTCAGCTGAAGTCTCCATACGCTCATCTACAACAATAGCGCCCGTCGGTCCGATTTCCAAACCAATTCTCTTCGCCAATGAGACATTAGGTATGACGCCAGTCATGAAAAGAACCGCATCACAATGCACAATCTCATCGCCAATCTCTACACCTTCAACTTTCTTCGATCCAGTTATGGCGGTCGGAGCCTTGCCCTTGTGAAGAATCATATCAGCTGGTATTCTAGATTCAAGTTCAGAACTCATACTTGGTTCGAGCAGACGTCGCATGAAGCGCGAACGAACAACAAGGTGTACTTCCTTGCCAATCTTGCTAAGATGATCTGCGATTTCCAAACCACTAAAGCCAGCTCCTATTACGGCTATCTTACTTAGAGATGGAAGGCATTCACCTAGAGCTGCAGCATCATCTCTGCTTTGAATTGTGTAGGTTCCGTCCAAATCAGCTCCTGGGAGATCCGGTATGTTGGGAAGACCCCCTGTAGCTAGAACCAGCTTATCAAATTCTACTTCTGAAGTAGTTCCATCAGGTCCGCGAATAGTCAATTTTTTGTCATCCAGATTTACATTCACCACACGCGTTCCCAATCGTACTCGAATACCCTTTTCATTGAATTCTTCCAAGGACCAATCCGCAATGGCAAGTTCATCGGTATTCGGTGTCTCGAAAGCCAAAGAAGCACCTGGCTTCCTGTGAGGGGGCTCTGTCTCCTGTGTGATAATTTCTACATCAGCTTCTCGATCAAATGTGCTGACCGTTGAGGCCACCGATGCCCCGCCAGGGCCCATTCCGATAACAACTAACTTCATACGCTATGCACCATCCTTCCTGAAGTACCTACTCACAAGCACAATGATTGCAAGTATCCCTCCCACAACAACTCCGCCTATAATCAATATGGTATAGTCTTGAATGACCTCTAGGGTGGCAAATCTTTCTTCTATACGTTGCCCCGTTCTACTAATTGCATATGCATAGACACTATATTCACCTGGGGACAAACCAGATGGCCTTACTCGGATTTCATAGACGCCTTCAGTACCACTGAGCGAGAAATTCAAGGGGTTGCTTGTCCCACCCGCAAAGGAAATTCCAACCTCAGTGGTCTTCAGGTATCCTTCAACCACGATTCTGCCGGTAATCATGTCTTGAACGAATGGACCAACCCGTGCAGTATTGCTATCAAGTGAAGCACTTGAAATCTCTAGAACCCCAGAAGCTGTTCGTTCCAACATCAGAGAATTGAGATGAAGTGTGTCATGTCCATCACTGACATTCAGCAGAGCGCTTACAACATAGGTAGTATCCCACGATGTGGAATTGAATGTAAGGAAATAGTTCTTCGAACCGCTTGCGGTATCTGTTTGCAAGATGGAATCTTGACCAAATACCAGTTGCCACCCTAGATTGATACTCTCTGATTGGGTATCTCTGTCTTTAATCGAGATGTTCAAAGAATAAGTTCCCGCAGTGGAGCCAAATTCGATGTTTTTGAACAGCGGTCGCCACATATTCTCTAACGTCATGTCCTGTAAGAAGTCTACGGTCGAATCAGTACTGTTGTACGTATAGGTGTTAATCGAGAATCTATCAGCTACTGAATCCGCATTCACTCTGATGAAAATCGTAGCCGAGCTATTCCACCATTCAGCTTCATTCTCAGCTGCCTCAACCCAAACCTCGTCCCAGTGATAGAGCTGGAGAGAACCCATAGTCATGTTAACCACAGAATCGGTTCCCTGATATCCTGTGCCTTCATTGTTGTCCAGATTCAGTTCCAATGAAAGATTGAAAGACTCCCAAGAGGGGGCGTTCCGTACTGTTATGGCAGCACCAACCTGATTCTCATCATGATATGCAGAAAATGACAGTATGTCCAGCTTACCATCCAGAGTGATGTTTTCGTGGCCATCAACCAAAGGAGGAATTCCTGCCCAATCCGATAGTGGCGTTCCGTTTCTTAGGGGTAGATCAAGAACATGACGAACTGTATGAAGGGAGTCGCAAAGGCCAAAACCTGCATCATTAGTGGGAAGTGAATTGTGAGCGTCAAAACCACCGGCCCCTTCGAATAACGCACTCAAATCATCCCATGCACTACTTGACTGTGAGCTTTGATAGCTCAGTGCAAGTGCGCCAGCAACATGTGGGGTCGCCATACTCGTGCCTGTTCGTGAGGTCCAGAGCGAATTGGATATGCTTGTGAATCTAGAAGCTGCTTCAATTGATGCACCAGGTGCTGAGAGTTCTGGTTTAATGTTGCCATCTATTCGAGGGCCATTGCTCGAGGTTGGACTAATTCTTTCCGTCGCCTCGCTGTAAGAAGACACTGCCACCGCGAAATCTGCTGTTGCTGGACAACTGATAGTGTGTGAATTATCAATCCTTGATGTGAAGCGAAGCGAGCCACCGGACCAAGCATTGTCCCACGCATAAGCGTCTACAGTAAGTTCTTCTCCACTCGGATTTTCAACAGTAACAGTCCATACTCCTGAAGTCCAATTGTGTTCACTCTCTGAGACCTGGATAATCAACCGATTGAAGCCTCGTGAACTCACATCCACAAAGGCATATGCGTTAATATCACCGGTTGTCACAGAGTAGGCTGATCCCACCATCTCCCCGATAGGCCCAAGAGTTACATCTTCGCCTCCATCAGGGGGTGACAGAGTGACCGACTCATCTTGATTAGAGCTATACCAAATCACATTCAAAAATGAGTAATCCGGTGGATTCGATACAGAGAGGGTGGTTCCGGCATCATCGCCAGTAGGAACACTAAACCTACTATGTTTCGAACGGCCCCCGAGGTTACCTGCTGCTGCGACGCACAACGTGTCGTTTTGAAGAAAGGCATCAGTTGCAGCCAGATCCTCCAAATCTGTTCCATCAAGGAAACCAAGGTAACTTGAAAATGACATATTGATGACATCTGCGTCATGAGCAGTAGCAAAGTGAATGCCATCGATAATAGATGCTGATGTCAGGGGGCTTTTGATGACTATGAGGTCAACCCCTGGTGCGACACCGAGCATCGACGTTAGCCCGATCTGCCCGCCGGCTATTGTTGAGGCTACGTGAGTTCCGTGTCCATTATCATCTCCCCCAGGTAATACACTGGAAGTCAGATTGACGCCCCGAACAAAGACCTCATTCTCATCTTGGTCATAGAACATCTTTACTTTTGATTCTCCAAGAAGCGCAACGTTTTCTGTGGGCAAGGTGAGAATACCATCATCGTTTGCATCGATGCCGGCCACCCATCGATCTCCAGCTCCATAGGAGAATTGGTCATCATCACCAACATCGATGAATAGATACTCATTGCTGACTTCAATGGTCCCTGTAGACTGTTCCTCAGTTTGTTTCAATGGACCCTCGTTATTATCAGCAATACCATCATCATCGAGATCAGCGTAGAATTCACCATTATTTTCAATGACGTTAATATCATTCTCTGTTGCTCGCCAGAAAGTAGGATGCAACCAGCTTGCACCTGTATCGATAACAGCCACTTTAACACCAGAACCATCTATCCTGGCACCTTCTTTTTCCAAATTGTTCCACACCGACGGTGTGTTCATTGTGGGTACAGAGGTTTCAAGAGATGGATAGAACTTCTTCTCGCCTGAAGTAGCTCTCTTGAGTCCAATAGCAGAAAGGCGTTCAAGAGCATCGATAGTTGGAACGTCACAAAGGTATGTACTTCCCACGCGAATAGGCTGTTGATTCCTTTTTCTGAATTGTATACCAAGATCCTCAGCAAACGCAGTTTCACGAGGAGTTAGGGAGTCCTTGAATTGCAGTACAGCTCGCTGGGATATCACTCCAGCCCCAATACTCCCTTGATAGGATTTCAGATTATGTCGAAGAAATGACTCAACATAGGGTCCGGTATCTGACTCAAATCTGACACTAGCAATCCCGGCTTCTGGAGTTACTATCAATGGTACAGTTGGGCATAATACAAGAAGGATAATAGCGTAAGCTTTGTACATACTGAGTCCTCGGTAGGAATGTTCTCATGAGAGTTGTGGCAGCTTGATATGCTTTTTCACAAGACGGTACATCTCCGTATCTTTATCATATATCGGTAGCTTGGAATGGTTAAATGTCTCATTATGGTCAAAAATCTGTGAATGCCCACGAAAACCAGTGAGCATCCTTTCTATAGATTGTCTCATCACGAAGGATGCGTTGATTGGAGCTCACACCTGCAAGAGGGTAAATCTCACTTTTTTCCAAATCGATACTACGTGATACCATTTCTCGTTCATAAGCTGCAGGGCAAGAAACAACCGAATACGCCATTCCCTCAGAAATGAAAACAGTCGCCTCAAGGGCACACGATTCTACAAGATTCTGGATCTCCTCTGGATTTCCTTTCAGCAAGTAATTCGGTCTGATTCCTAAATGGTTAAACGAAGGGAGCAAGATCATACATCCAGTTTCTACCAGTGTTCTCACAGTTTCAGGCGAACCTAGGAGGGTGTTCGAAAGCATTTTTTCATCGCCAGTCATCAGTCGTTCGAGAACAGCAGACTCAGTAGTCCCCAGCTCCTTGTCCTCAAATACGATGCTTTTCTTGAATGTGCCATCCCAACCGCTTTGAAGACCAAGTCGGCTAAGCGCCCATCTGACAATGTCTTTCATCCTCGGTTGAATCCCACCGGGCTTCGGGGTCAAATCATCGATGTTGAGAAGGTATGTAACGGAATCAACCGACTTACCCTCAAATGCTCCTGCAGTGAGGGTTTTCACCTGGTTTCCATATATGTACTGAACAGATAACCAG
It encodes the following:
- a CDS encoding S8 family serine peptidase, with amino-acid sequence MIDKKNMAVLLFACAMLFSMVMAPATPVARADLAESSPSLPDETKNELDQWYDTMKQPGYEAKLDSVLASWNEDGELSDKAVTDLDGNVDALLIAAPWADKALISDIVNIEWEADLRVMQAFKISISSAEVLDTLVQIDGVSYIEADQKKFALQNDLIKDLGSPDESKPKAGLDMYKIREVIGAETAPATGYTGDGINVGHVDTGADFGQPDLQHAYGGAYDPTGYGLVPTFYHANSTNVNETEWDADPYALYTYEDADGNVFLDVDGWDPITNYQGGGRYLIGDGNSTTPYVNRVGFIWLYAYFWGIDGAENFKKYMWKDWHLPDPSNLAEPGLNYSVGWVMQQRYSPYAKMFAPSLVWNGTDNEYHMAINWEDTMGWNKLWTGAFYYETYDLTDAFDIVDIANTFDFNFTDDIVDDGDVFDMTNPIVAHDYDGDGIDDFSLGALCYEYDAGGWFADEPYFHGFRSDGDAFALYYDEGTHGTATAAHVAGGGNYTYNQTQEDGETFTMEGIAPDAQLWSTRTIVSGASDFGSYLWTCGFDLNATSGEWYYTGNHKSDLVTNSWGWITPPSSEFNYLSITWTVLSVPDFIETGYPGTLHVFSAGNEGSGFMTGGPPGSSPAVLTVGASTTSHWLDYLYGPDQDIESIASFTSKGPATSGYPKPDVLAPGLAGYSATPWYAPYMEMFWQPSIWGTGGGSWLNYTLFSGTSQAAPVAAGAAALVLEAMDVNAMPGSGPADAKIVLQSTAKDMGYDPATQGFGRIDVEAACNYVEGNSGYVTWNEDSFNNIAGLLDDPWSYWGHIGIGADVNETATDHPRDFWDGSIFFGHVFPGTSTTVHQWISDDTSIVTTPSGANAYYMREAETYTFEDTTWWYTDPVSDDIAYGYHNLNGSISGADYVSATETYNYATVGVAFDDAAMNNTFGYPWMFLYDWNDNDPNDGMPNLYNETTGEGNELTRITSASDPSSTNMMPVATDAASFADDALFEGNMTLVIHDPLFDANATAVGNDFTCTVTFWETVAASEISFTDDASDTYTYNITLDVPADAETGIHQGFIVFDDGNLRVPFSYNVIANLTGDAGEEHVIVDGYGTELEPYDSAMYGCMGSDPDDWDFRAYHIHNQHATATYLGIRVIWEDMGNSMTMSLLDDRGVEIASSADGTATTTAMLAALDSSPTGHYFLVVHPTALNGTVQLPVEYNITTMWYEELTTKNVSLSYNANNLDDPVVLADGPTVIEDEITGDHAVINATYPDFNLPNMPEYEITQTSVQFLSGLYYYEDGIPLVIPPSGYDPFSGAINLDAFSWQFVEGVKEGDTVDMVGDFTNGDCDFMVWWADTDNGSWTYDNNLMGADMATGDHPEIGQFVADRGGTLAIGCFDYDGQPGTWSIEVDTRVGITETAAGQGVTYDTYQFYKNGEFDVKLTAETDTNIGFSINYGAMTFTNFFAPVLSNLDVSTSGTEHTITWDVSDTNAGDEHYFEVLVSADGGTTYQLLAKELNETEYVWDSDGFTEGDDYMIQVRVYDNDPTAPASARAGAQFWPGLYDDIESSTFTAGNVAPPTTTTTTTTTPPPPPPPPIDPLILGLVAGIGAGVVVVLILFLVKRR
- a CDS encoding S8 family peptidase, translated to MLFLPLVPAQSHEVQADFSEKHPKIESELIEKMNSVPNEEKIPIVVNFPKGYSQREMSDFLQELDLQDVLIRHVFSLIPVVSLYAEKSAIKELTTIPLIERVGFDSKLQVTSGNEKVVTNDDGDLGYTHPDEILDTGSLIENGFNGTGIQVAVLDSGAQGNHPDFEDRLIGFKDFVSDSNQDDMDPSDGVDAYDDNGHGTACSWLVAGTGEMNGGNYTGIAPGANLLIVKVLDEDGAGDDSVIAQGIEFAVDSGSDVISLSLGGPMADVTTEDPSMQAVEAAVEEGVTVVIAAGNTGPAAYTINSPGVLEQAITVGSSADGTGVVAFSSRGPVNRQYAEPNGFFAKPDIIAPGLNIMSGRAESAGSFEYPIYNYSQYGSHYTQFSGTSASTPQIAGLVALLMSKYPYLRPIESKTAIMAGATDLDQDSMEQGWGLANVTRSDILLDSTDTFTLMTPRSYPTLPGSKKVLIVGEDRGGQNISVLSTDDRGNLNIQSFGNASQFIRVPQSVNVQEGYSHFGISLNMPKDLPLSSIGDYTGQLVLSTSSNNITSIELEFSITSYGGKLMVDMAHHSAEDADDPSYYRYFTEYLKNQGILLSQFPGDSGSSTIDTGILSTTETFMIMDTETAYAEREIEAIHEFVENGGTLFILSEFYDSQAGSASFGIDYYNMILEPYGIQCEEYEIGRGPDDQTGVFYGEDYGGIVENDSLTEGVENLYVLSGSTLSINSSVAGAQGLFWYSSDKEHALIAKADYGDGRVIAMSDGSTLYDNILYDAIRGGADNLRLLRNIAGSLIPERPRVFDIEFDEDQVGEITNIVTYVFDNDLEDVTMRITGPNDEVLEPEVTEELGYKFVASMNVTNGGFYEVTVTATDASGNTRIAKKIFLVPVSSPGQDLTTIVTILFIGIVVIGLVYVAAIKFNVRDKLDSGWEIEVEEDEGPLIE